The Candidatus Aegiribacteria sp. DNA window ATTGTCATATTGCAGCAGCATCTGGTGCAAAAATCGTCTTTGGAACAGAAGGTATCGTGAATGTGTGTTCCGACAGGGAAAATGATCTACTCAAACTGGCACAAACGTTGGCAATCAGAGACAGTATCTACCTAGGGTTTCCGATGCTAGTTTTCTTTAACGATGCTTCTCAATCGTTACCAATGAATAAAATTACCTGGATATCACCCAAGGGAGAGATTCTGTTTGAGTTCTGTAAGGCAAAACCCACTCCGGGCGAAGGGTCTTACGGAGACGGCAGGATCAGGTATTTTGATTCTCCTTATGGGCGTATTGGCTCTGCAATCTGTTTTGACATGGATTTTCCTTCTTTTATTCATCAGGTTAATTCAATGCATATCGATATAATGACTGTCCCCGGAAACGACTGGAGAGAAATTTCTCCCTACCATACATATGTTGCGTCTTTTAGGGCAATCGAACAGGGCTTTCATCTAGTGCGCGCAGCCTCTTGGGGATTGTCAGCCTCTTTTAATAATAGAGGACAGCTTCTTTCGTCGCTTGATTATTACACATCTGACCAAGCCATTCTCTATTCTGATGTGCCAACGAAAGGTCAATCAACCTTGTATTCTTATATCGGCGATCTCTTTGCATGGCTTTGTGGCTTTTTCATGATCGGGATAAGTGTATACGTAATGATAAATAGAGAGCGTATGGAGAAGTAATTATTGAAACAGTGATACTGACACCAAAATTGAAACTTGTGCCTAACCACCGAATGAACCTGCCACAGCTTCTTGGGCGTGGGCTTAGGTGATACTTGTGCAGGTTATTCAGGATGTTCGCTCTAGGAAAGATTGACATGCCAGGCCTGAACTTGCATAATCTTACCAGTAAGACGTTAGGCCTATGCATGATTGGAATGAAGAAATGAATACAGTAGCTACAACAAAAATGTCATCCAAAGGACAAATTGTTATCCCAGAGGAAATCAGAAAAGCTCTCCATCTGAAGGCTGGGACAAGATTTGTTGTATTGGGTGAGGGAGATGTAGTTGTTCTTAAAACAATAACTCCACCCTCTTCCGATGAGTTCAAAGAAATAATACTGCGCGCCAGACAGGCTGCATATGAATCGGAAATGAAACCCGAGGATATTCTCGAGGCCATTAAAGAAACACGATCAGAGAAATGCAAGTCATAGTTGATACCAATGTCTTGATTTCTGCTGTGTTCTTCGGAGGCAAACCCGGGCGAATCCTTGAAGCGTGGCAACAGAAGAAAATCGAATTTGTGATATCGACAGAAATACTCGCTGAGTATGTTGATGTTCTTCATCGACTTTCAGCAAAGTATCCTATGGTTGATGTTTCCCAGATAATCACATTGATTGC harbors:
- a CDS encoding AbrB/MazE/SpoVT family DNA-binding domain-containing protein — its product is MNTVATTKMSSKGQIVIPEEIRKALHLKAGTRFVVLGEGDVVVLKTITPPSSDEFKEIILRARQAAYESEMKPEDILEAIKETRSEKCKS
- a CDS encoding putative toxin-antitoxin system toxin component, PIN family — translated: MQVIVDTNVLISAVFFGGKPGRILEAWQQKKIEFVISTEILAEYVDVLHRLSAKYPMVDVSQIITLIASFSLIVEARDLGEQVCEDPDDDKFIELQQLRIHQT